A DNA window from Rhodococcus sp. Z13 contains the following coding sequences:
- a CDS encoding PPOX class F420-dependent oxidoreductase: MPKPPLPEAVAEFLARPNYATISSLRADGHPVSVPTWYLYENGRILVNMDEGRKRLEYLRNDPRVSLSAMDPDDWITHVSIQGRVVEFVDDPSLTDIDRIANHYTGQPYHMRERKRVSAWIEIDHWHAWGRLRNA; encoded by the coding sequence GTGCCGAAACCACCTCTCCCCGAGGCCGTCGCCGAGTTCCTCGCCCGGCCCAACTACGCGACCATCAGCTCGCTCCGCGCCGATGGTCATCCCGTCTCCGTCCCCACCTGGTACCTCTACGAGAACGGCCGGATCCTCGTGAACATGGACGAGGGCCGCAAGCGGCTCGAATACCTGCGCAACGACCCGCGGGTGAGCCTGTCTGCGATGGACCCGGACGACTGGATCACCCACGTGAGCATTCAGGGACGGGTCGTCGAATTCGTCGACGACCCGTCCCTGACGGATATCGATCGGATCGCGAACCACTACACCGGTCAGCCGTACCACATGCGCGAACGCAAGCGGGTGAGCGCGTGGATCGAGATCGACCACTGGCACGCATGGGGCCGGCTGAGGAACGCCTGA
- a CDS encoding GYD domain-containing protein encodes MPRYLWQVTYTADGARGMLADGGTSRRDAIVRMVESVGGTVDSVHFALGGHDLYVIGEVPDEIAAATLELRTIASGAARSLPIALLTPEQVDEAARRDTAYRSPGSAEG; translated from the coding sequence ATGCCGCGCTATCTCTGGCAGGTGACCTACACCGCCGACGGGGCACGGGGGATGCTCGCGGACGGCGGGACGTCCCGCCGGGACGCCATCGTGCGGATGGTGGAGAGCGTCGGCGGGACGGTCGATTCGGTGCACTTCGCGCTCGGGGGTCACGATCTGTACGTGATCGGTGAGGTGCCCGACGAGATCGCCGCCGCGACACTCGAACTCCGCACCATCGCGTCGGGGGCCGCACGTTCCCTCCCGATAGCGTTGCTCACCCCGGAGCAGGTCGACGAGGCCGCGCGCCGCGACACGGCCTACCGGTCGCCGGGAAGCGCGGAGGGCTGA
- a CDS encoding MFS transporter — translation MSVRSTRRSNNRIAGIHPAWWVAAVAFLALFGAAGFRAAPGALMVPLHHEFGWSTSVMSLAVSINLVLFGLVAPFAAALMDRFGMRRVISAALCLVALGAGGSVAMTASWQLLVFWGLLIGTGTGSMALVLAATISDRWFVERRGLVMGILTAGSATGQLVILPPVAALAENVGWRPASLVIAAAALVVVPLVWAVIRDDPAERGVLPYGADPGTYVPPARTAGGAVTRALEGLAFAVHHRAFWALALAFAICGATTNGLVGIHFIPSAHDHGMPTTTAASLMATVGVFDIVGTIASGWLTDKFDPRKLLAFYYTFRGVGLLLLPWLLQESVHPSMILFVVVYGLDWVATVPPTAMLCRRIFGTRGTIVFGWVFASHQVGAAIAAFAAGVARDSFGTYTYAWWGGAALCGIAASLSILTRGRDGDRTEMP, via the coding sequence ATGAGTGTGCGCTCGACCCGGCGCAGCAACAACCGCATCGCCGGCATCCACCCCGCCTGGTGGGTGGCGGCGGTGGCGTTCCTCGCCCTGTTCGGTGCCGCCGGATTCCGCGCCGCCCCCGGCGCGCTCATGGTGCCGCTGCACCACGAGTTCGGCTGGTCGACGAGCGTCATGTCGCTCGCGGTGAGCATCAACCTCGTCCTCTTCGGGCTCGTCGCCCCGTTCGCCGCCGCCCTCATGGACCGCTTCGGCATGCGCCGGGTGATCTCCGCGGCCCTGTGCCTGGTGGCCCTCGGCGCGGGCGGCAGCGTCGCCATGACCGCCTCGTGGCAACTGCTCGTGTTCTGGGGACTGCTGATCGGCACCGGCACCGGGTCGATGGCCCTGGTGCTGGCGGCCACCATCTCGGACCGGTGGTTCGTCGAACGCCGCGGCCTGGTGATGGGCATCCTCACCGCCGGGTCGGCGACCGGGCAGCTCGTGATCCTCCCACCCGTGGCCGCCCTCGCGGAGAACGTCGGGTGGCGTCCGGCCTCCCTCGTGATCGCCGCGGCGGCACTGGTCGTCGTGCCCCTGGTGTGGGCGGTGATCCGCGACGATCCCGCCGAGCGCGGCGTACTGCCCTATGGCGCGGATCCCGGAACGTACGTCCCGCCGGCCCGGACGGCCGGCGGCGCCGTCACACGGGCACTCGAAGGGCTCGCATTCGCGGTGCACCACCGCGCGTTCTGGGCGCTGGCCCTCGCCTTCGCCATCTGCGGCGCCACCACCAACGGGCTCGTCGGCATCCACTTCATCCCCTCGGCCCACGACCACGGCATGCCCACCACCACGGCCGCGAGCCTCATGGCCACCGTCGGGGTGTTCGACATCGTCGGCACCATCGCCTCCGGGTGGCTGACCGACAAGTTCGACCCGCGCAAGCTGCTGGCCTTCTACTACACCTTCCGCGGTGTCGGCCTGCTCCTGCTGCCCTGGCTGCTGCAGGAGTCGGTGCACCCCAGCATGATCCTGTTCGTCGTGGTGTACGGGCTGGACTGGGTCGCCACCGTCCCGCCGACGGCGATGCTGTGCCGCCGGATCTTCGGGACGCGCGGCACCATCGTGTTCGGCTGGGTGTTCGCCTCCCACCAGGTCGGCGCCGCGATCGCGGCCTTCGCCGCCGGTGTCGCCCGCGACTCCTTCGGCACCTACACCTACGCGTGGTGGGGCGGCGCGGCCCTGTGCGGGATCGCCGCGTCGCTGTCGATCCTCACCCGCGGACGCGACGGCGACCGGACCGAAATGCCCTGA
- a CDS encoding serine hydrolase domain-containing protein, whose product MLLGRKAPALLCALGILCACSSPGDDPAVAGTPTTTSSAQADAITRIVEEAMADRHLRAVLVQVSEGGEEIVTRAFGESMTGVPATTDMHFRNGAVAISYVATVLLQLVDEGVVGLDDTVAQWLPDIPHTDRVTLRQLAQMTSGYPDYVLGNDEFSTAIYADPFRAWTPEEILPYATTEPLLYEPGTNWNYAHTDYVILGLALERITGRPVDELIRERVLEPLGLDDTVASQTATVPEPVLHAFSSERREFLGVPAGTGFYEESTFWNPSWTLTEGAVQTSTIGDLHRSAVAVGTGELLSDESYAAMTSTALRGHTHAQPDCPTCFEQSEAYTYGLGVVITGDWLMQNPMFGGYSAVSAYLPDEEVAVAVAVTYAPEAFDDTGGYTNQADTLFRRIAAEVAPEHAPPEHR is encoded by the coding sequence ATGCTTCTCGGACGGAAGGCCCCGGCGCTGCTCTGCGCTCTCGGGATCCTGTGCGCCTGTTCGTCGCCGGGTGACGACCCGGCCGTCGCGGGGACACCTACCACGACGTCCTCGGCGCAGGCCGACGCGATCACTCGGATCGTCGAGGAGGCAATGGCGGACCGGCACCTGCGCGCGGTACTCGTGCAGGTCTCCGAGGGTGGCGAGGAGATCGTCACCCGCGCCTTCGGAGAGTCGATGACGGGGGTCCCCGCGACCACCGACATGCACTTCCGCAACGGCGCCGTGGCCATCTCCTACGTGGCGACGGTGCTGCTGCAACTCGTCGACGAGGGGGTGGTGGGTCTCGACGACACCGTCGCGCAGTGGCTGCCGGACATCCCGCACACCGATCGGGTGACCCTCCGTCAGCTCGCGCAGATGACCTCCGGCTATCCGGATTACGTGCTCGGCAACGACGAGTTCTCCACCGCGATCTACGCGGATCCGTTCCGCGCCTGGACGCCCGAGGAGATCCTCCCCTACGCGACGACGGAACCGCTTCTCTACGAACCGGGCACCAACTGGAACTACGCGCACACCGACTACGTGATCCTCGGGCTCGCCCTGGAACGGATCACCGGCCGGCCCGTCGACGAGCTGATCCGGGAACGCGTCCTCGAACCGCTCGGGCTCGACGACACCGTGGCCTCGCAGACCGCGACGGTACCGGAGCCGGTGCTGCACGCCTTCAGTTCCGAACGCCGCGAATTCCTCGGAGTTCCTGCGGGAACCGGGTTCTACGAGGAGAGCACCTTCTGGAACCCGTCGTGGACGCTCACCGAGGGTGCCGTGCAGACCAGCACCATCGGCGATCTGCACCGCTCCGCCGTGGCCGTCGGCACCGGCGAGTTGCTGTCCGACGAGTCGTACGCGGCGATGACCTCGACGGCCCTGCGTGGGCACACGCACGCCCAGCCGGACTGCCCCACCTGTTTCGAGCAGTCCGAGGCGTACACCTACGGGCTCGGTGTGGTGATCACCGGCGACTGGCTGATGCAGAACCCGATGTTCGGTGGCTACTCCGCCGTGTCGGCCTATCTGCCCGACGAGGAGGTCGCGGTCGCCGTCGCGGTCACCTACGCCCCGGAGGCCTTCGACGACACCGGTGGGTACACGAACCAGGCCGACACACTGTTCCGGCGGATCGCCGCCGAGGTCGCCCCGGAGCACGCCCCGCCGGAACACCGCTAG
- a CDS encoding AMP-binding protein yields MTTTRTDTLTALLDGLVAANPDAPLAYDVVDDTAVPLSRSEFRDHVDAVRRELEAVGLRAGQCVAVMLPNWSDALVWQFAASALGAHVIGVNTRYNTGEVAHILTAARPAVVAVPAAFHGLDLFGRLSEAAATVPDVTVPAVAVVPGPAAATATVEGFDLGGGAWTAGSGDTRGVRAPQTPDTVTLTPAGADDDPEDRIAVAFTTSGSTGVPKLAAHRESAIVRHGRADAAIMTVAEGDVALCVLPVSGVFGFSTALAALAGGGALLMETVFDPAAVLRRMRAVGVTHAVGADDLFGRLHDTWHDGERVVLSSLRWVGIADFLGRSHEIARWLRDEFDTHTSGVFGSSEVFALAMLWHADDPESVRWNGGGRPVDPAIELRVADPYDDRVLPDGEQGELQFRGPNVVDAYLGNPEAASRAFTADGWFRSGDLAVALGDGSYRYVCRMGDVLRLRGFLVDPAEIETRLAEHPGVATAKVVGITGDGGYTEAIGFVVPTDDAPADTTSPALRAWCRETLAAFKVPTAVHIVERMPTTVGGNGTKIRAVELREWARDWAGTERDFRTV; encoded by the coding sequence GTGACCACCACCCGCACCGACACCCTCACCGCCCTGCTCGACGGTCTCGTCGCCGCGAATCCCGACGCCCCGCTGGCCTACGACGTGGTCGACGACACCGCAGTTCCGCTCAGCCGCAGCGAGTTCCGCGATCACGTCGACGCCGTGCGCCGGGAACTCGAGGCTGTCGGGCTGCGCGCAGGCCAGTGCGTCGCGGTCATGCTGCCGAACTGGTCCGACGCGCTCGTGTGGCAGTTCGCGGCGTCCGCGCTGGGCGCGCACGTCATCGGCGTCAACACCCGCTACAACACCGGCGAGGTCGCGCACATCCTCACCGCCGCACGGCCCGCCGTCGTCGCGGTCCCGGCGGCCTTCCACGGACTCGACCTCTTCGGGCGCCTGTCCGAGGCCGCCGCGACCGTGCCCGACGTGACCGTCCCCGCCGTCGCGGTGGTGCCCGGGCCCGCCGCTGCGACCGCGACCGTCGAGGGCTTCGATCTGGGCGGCGGCGCCTGGACGGCCGGCAGCGGCGACACCCGTGGGGTGCGTGCGCCGCAGACCCCGGACACCGTGACCCTCACCCCGGCCGGCGCCGACGACGACCCGGAGGACCGGATCGCGGTGGCGTTCACCACCTCCGGTTCCACCGGTGTCCCGAAGCTCGCCGCGCACCGCGAGAGCGCGATCGTCCGCCACGGGCGCGCCGACGCCGCGATCATGACCGTCGCCGAAGGCGATGTCGCCCTGTGCGTGCTGCCCGTCTCCGGGGTGTTCGGTTTCAGCACCGCGCTGGCCGCACTCGCCGGTGGGGGAGCGCTGCTCATGGAGACGGTGTTCGACCCCGCGGCGGTGCTGCGCCGCATGCGTGCCGTCGGGGTCACCCACGCCGTGGGCGCCGACGACCTGTTCGGCCGGCTCCACGACACCTGGCACGACGGCGAGCGTGTCGTCCTGTCGTCGCTGCGCTGGGTGGGCATCGCCGACTTCCTCGGCCGCTCCCACGAGATCGCCCGGTGGCTGCGCGACGAGTTCGACACCCACACCTCCGGGGTCTTCGGCTCGTCGGAGGTGTTCGCGTTGGCGATGCTGTGGCACGCCGACGACCCGGAGTCCGTCCGCTGGAACGGCGGTGGGCGACCGGTCGATCCGGCGATCGAACTGCGGGTCGCCGATCCCTACGACGACCGGGTCCTCCCCGACGGCGAGCAGGGCGAACTGCAGTTCCGCGGACCGAACGTCGTCGACGCCTATCTCGGCAACCCCGAGGCGGCGTCCCGCGCCTTCACGGCCGACGGTTGGTTCCGCAGCGGCGATCTCGCGGTCGCCCTCGGCGACGGCAGCTACCGTTACGTCTGCCGCATGGGCGACGTGCTGCGGCTGCGCGGCTTCCTCGTCGACCCCGCCGAGATCGAGACACGCCTGGCGGAACATCCCGGCGTCGCCACGGCCAAGGTCGTCGGGATCACCGGTGACGGCGGCTACACCGAGGCGATCGGGTTCGTCGTCCCCACCGACGACGCCCCAGCCGACACCACCTCTCCGGCGTTGCGGGCGTGGTGCCGCGAGACCCTCGCCGCGTTCAAGGTGCCGACGGCCGTCCACATCGTCGAACGGATGCCGACGACGGTCGGCGGCAACGGCACGAAGATACGGGCCGTGGAACTGCGCGAGTGGGCCCGTGACTGGGCCGGCACCGAACGCGACTTCCGCACCGTCTGA
- a CDS encoding alpha/beta fold hydrolase codes for MIEARYLEIDGALGFVEIVTPSEGSAHGTAPLPTVLCIHTAGQSGVQWRHVARDLADRGYRVVVPDLPGHGRSEPAPGGPVTSLVGYGDWLCAVLDALGIDRPFVIGCSIGGKLTLELATRPERPLSGAVAMEAEAGPGRVNVAGLRRELEDVAGPARAERTYLGTLASVGRSVPESKAHVIALMHKREDPEISSSDLIGWGTHDVRDRLDRVTAPIHLVAGVDDPWIDPAAVGRVAETINATCPGRARFTILDGIGHYPMEEIDDFAALADTWLGELRQAGIPEEAAL; via the coding sequence ATGATCGAGGCCCGCTACCTCGAGATCGACGGAGCACTCGGCTTCGTCGAGATCGTCACTCCGTCCGAAGGATCCGCACACGGTACGGCGCCGCTTCCCACTGTGCTGTGCATCCACACCGCCGGCCAGAGCGGCGTCCAGTGGCGGCACGTCGCCCGCGACCTCGCCGACCGCGGTTACCGTGTCGTCGTTCCCGACCTGCCCGGCCACGGCCGCTCCGAACCCGCACCCGGCGGCCCCGTCACGAGTCTCGTCGGCTACGGCGACTGGCTGTGCGCGGTGCTCGACGCCCTCGGCATCGACCGGCCGTTCGTCATAGGCTGCTCCATCGGCGGCAAGCTCACCCTCGAACTCGCCACCCGCCCCGAACGTCCCCTGTCCGGTGCCGTCGCGATGGAGGCCGAGGCCGGACCGGGCCGGGTCAACGTCGCCGGTCTGCGCCGCGAACTCGAGGATGTCGCCGGACCGGCGCGGGCCGAACGCACCTATCTGGGAACCCTTGCTTCCGTGGGACGTTCGGTTCCGGAATCGAAGGCGCACGTCATCGCGCTCATGCACAAGCGGGAGGACCCGGAGATCTCCTCGTCCGACCTGATCGGCTGGGGAACCCACGACGTGCGCGACCGCCTCGACCGCGTGACCGCCCCCATCCACCTCGTCGCCGGGGTCGACGACCCGTGGATCGACCCCGCCGCGGTCGGCCGTGTCGCCGAGACGATCAACGCCACCTGCCCTGGTCGTGCCCGCTTCACCATCCTCGACGGCATCGGGCACTACCCCATGGAAGAGATCGACGACTTCGCCGCACTCGCCGACACGTGGCTCGGCGAGCTGCGGCAGGCCGGTATCCCCGAGGAGGCGGCACTGTGA
- a CDS encoding acyl-CoA dehydrogenase family protein, with protein MTHRPSQPRTDSPRYLTEERLAIRDLARDFAMTKVLPVANELDPVQGTIPDSLKKEMAEIGFFGIMIPEEHGGLGLGVFEYCLVAEELSRAWMSVSGLLARGNGMGGGFTPEQEAALLPKVARGEYLGAYALSEAEAGSDVANISCRAVRDGDEWVVNGTKMWCTYADEADYLVLFARTDPNKDPAKPHRGISAFLVEKERGVFPEGISGTKVRKIGYFGWNTWELSFDNFRIPADKMLGEEGKGFYLAVSGLEVGRAHTAARAIGLARAALEDSIEYVHTRRQFGRPIGDFQHLRFKIAKMAADIEAARQLMYSVATDIDTGRRCSLEASMCKLVATEMAERVTSEAVQIHGGAGYTTDFQVERHWRDARLTKIFEGTSEIQMRIISDELLGRPEQA; from the coding sequence ATGACCCACCGCCCCTCGCAGCCGCGCACCGACTCCCCGCGCTATCTCACCGAGGAACGTCTCGCGATCCGCGATCTCGCCCGCGACTTCGCCATGACGAAGGTCCTGCCCGTCGCCAACGAGCTCGACCCCGTGCAGGGCACGATCCCGGACTCGCTCAAGAAGGAGATGGCCGAGATCGGCTTCTTCGGGATCATGATCCCCGAGGAGCACGGCGGTCTCGGGCTCGGCGTCTTCGAGTACTGCCTCGTCGCCGAGGAACTCTCCCGGGCGTGGATGAGCGTCTCGGGTCTGCTCGCCCGCGGCAACGGCATGGGCGGCGGATTCACCCCCGAACAGGAGGCGGCACTGCTGCCGAAGGTCGCCCGCGGCGAGTACCTCGGCGCGTACGCCCTGTCGGAGGCCGAAGCCGGCTCCGACGTTGCCAACATCTCCTGCCGCGCCGTGCGCGACGGTGACGAGTGGGTCGTCAACGGCACCAAGATGTGGTGCACCTACGCCGACGAGGCCGACTACCTCGTGCTCTTCGCCCGCACCGATCCGAACAAGGATCCGGCCAAGCCGCACCGCGGTATCAGTGCCTTCCTCGTGGAGAAGGAACGCGGTGTGTTCCCCGAGGGCATCTCGGGCACCAAGGTCCGCAAGATCGGCTACTTCGGCTGGAACACCTGGGAGCTCTCCTTCGACAACTTCCGCATCCCCGCCGACAAGATGCTCGGCGAGGAGGGCAAGGGCTTCTACCTCGCCGTCTCCGGCCTCGAGGTGGGCCGCGCCCACACCGCCGCCCGCGCCATCGGCCTGGCCCGCGCCGCGCTCGAGGACTCCATCGAGTACGTGCACACCCGCCGCCAGTTCGGCCGTCCCATCGGCGATTTCCAGCACCTGCGGTTCAAGATCGCGAAGATGGCCGCCGACATCGAGGCGGCGCGCCAGCTGATGTACTCGGTGGCCACCGACATCGACACCGGCCGTCGCTGCTCGCTCGAGGCGTCGATGTGCAAGCTCGTCGCCACCGAGATGGCCGAGCGGGTCACCAGCGAAGCGGTCCAGATCCACGGCGGCGCCGGCTACACCACCGACTTCCAGGTCGAACGCCACTGGCGCGACGCGCGTCTGACGAAGATCTTCGAAGGCACCAGCGAGATCCAGATGCGCATCATCTCCGACGAACTCCTCGGAAGGCCCGAGCAGGCATGA
- a CDS encoding TetR family transcriptional regulator, translating into MNSRSNGALPSIRERILETALDEFYTCGFHGATMRNIAKAAGCSAANVYNHFENKSELLVEILRRASDEQFTATRNALRKTGDDPAERWRAAVAAHSLYIARNPRACLVANSELRYLGEIDRKRVVGSRDAQEQLFVDIAEEAVAQGIFSVRRVSQAVAAVLTMCAGIPLWFREDGPLTAEEVADDFALYALNLVGYSAG; encoded by the coding sequence ATGAACAGCCGGTCGAACGGGGCGCTCCCGTCCATCCGTGAACGCATCCTCGAAACCGCACTCGACGAGTTCTACACCTGTGGCTTCCACGGGGCCACGATGCGCAACATCGCTAAAGCCGCAGGTTGTAGCGCTGCGAACGTCTACAACCACTTCGAGAACAAGTCGGAACTGCTGGTGGAGATCCTGCGCCGCGCGAGCGACGAGCAGTTCACCGCGACCCGCAACGCGCTGCGGAAGACGGGTGACGATCCCGCCGAGCGGTGGCGCGCGGCCGTCGCGGCCCACTCGCTCTACATCGCCCGCAACCCGCGTGCCTGCCTGGTGGCCAACTCCGAGCTCCGCTATCTCGGCGAGATCGACCGCAAGCGGGTGGTGGGCTCCCGTGACGCCCAGGAGCAGCTGTTCGTCGATATCGCGGAAGAAGCTGTGGCGCAAGGAATCTTCTCGGTGCGGCGGGTGTCGCAGGCGGTGGCCGCCGTGCTCACCATGTGTGCCGGGATCCCGCTGTGGTTCCGGGAGGACGGCCCGCTCACGGCGGAGGAGGTCGCCGACGACTTCGCCCTCTACGCGCTGAATCTGGTCGGATACTCGGCCGGCTGA
- a CDS encoding nuclear transport factor 2 family protein: MTGPNPAASLLDRITRLEDLEAIRQLDARYCRHLDDGDWDALLALFTDDGEFDGLSHPRGKSEMREFFAGLAEGGLTSFWHFVTNLEIDLDGDRATTRSFLWQPCVTDGTPAIAAGRYTDELVKLDGRWFYKVKQVRFHFFGPLEAGWDENLFALDSARNVAVRA, translated from the coding sequence ATGACCGGTCCGAATCCCGCCGCGTCCCTTCTCGACCGCATCACCCGCCTCGAGGACCTCGAGGCGATCCGGCAGCTCGACGCGCGGTACTGCCGCCATCTCGACGACGGCGACTGGGACGCCCTGCTCGCGCTGTTCACCGACGACGGCGAATTCGACGGTCTGTCCCATCCGCGAGGAAAATCCGAGATGCGCGAGTTCTTCGCGGGGCTCGCCGAGGGCGGCCTGACCTCCTTCTGGCACTTCGTCACCAACCTCGAGATCGATCTCGACGGCGACCGCGCGACCACCCGGTCGTTCCTGTGGCAACCCTGCGTCACCGACGGCACCCCCGCGATCGCCGCGGGCCGGTACACCGACGAACTCGTCAAGCTCGACGGCCGCTGGTTCTACAAGGTCAAACAGGTGCGCTTCCACTTCTTCGGCCCGCTCGAGGCGGGCTGGGACGAGAACCTCTTCGCGCTCGACAGCGCCCGCAACGTCGCCGTGCGGGCGTGA
- a CDS encoding phosphotransferase family protein produces the protein MSGDLKEALTERLSETFEGRWTLRRVERLTGGASRETWAITAASADGDTRELILRRDPPGRENTRRIAMEAAAFDEAARVDVPVPTVVDRSADEPHPGLGSYLITTRVPGEALPQKLLRDENLAEVRAALPYELGRILARIHRMDVAAVPNLPDHDPLEFLFDEYTATGQPVPMLEATFRWLSEHRPEETGKTLVHGDFRNGNLLVDAEGVRGVLDWELAHVGDPMEDLGWLCTRTWRFGSPHPVGGFGSREDLFRGYADESGREPDPDVVRWWEVYGSLRWAVICRMQEAAASSGGDNRLELLAIGRRVAECEHDLLDLLDVPAGTTDLDATGAVTDLFGSPSAGELLGAVKEFVLEIGSGSDAKTRYRSRVAAHVLDIVAREAAVPGAVRDRLRTRLAGMGYRSEADLALGVRAGRDRLEDPEVAVLIRDLAETRLRVANPKY, from the coding sequence ATGAGCGGGGACCTGAAGGAAGCTCTGACCGAGCGCCTTTCGGAGACGTTCGAGGGACGGTGGACGCTGCGCCGAGTCGAACGGCTCACCGGCGGGGCGAGCCGCGAGACCTGGGCGATCACGGCGGCGTCCGCCGACGGCGACACCCGCGAGCTGATCCTGCGGCGCGATCCCCCCGGCCGGGAGAACACCCGGCGCATCGCGATGGAGGCCGCCGCCTTCGACGAGGCGGCCCGCGTCGACGTACCCGTCCCCACGGTCGTCGACCGCAGCGCCGACGAACCTCATCCCGGCCTCGGCAGCTACCTGATCACGACGCGTGTGCCCGGCGAGGCGCTGCCGCAGAAACTGCTGCGCGACGAGAACCTCGCCGAGGTCCGTGCCGCCCTGCCCTACGAACTCGGCCGGATCCTCGCCCGGATCCACCGGATGGACGTCGCGGCGGTGCCGAACCTACCCGACCACGATCCGCTCGAATTCCTCTTCGACGAGTACACCGCCACTGGGCAACCCGTCCCGATGCTCGAGGCCACCTTCCGGTGGTTGTCGGAGCATCGCCCGGAGGAGACCGGCAAGACGCTCGTGCACGGCGACTTCCGCAACGGGAACCTGCTCGTCGACGCCGAGGGTGTGCGCGGGGTGCTCGACTGGGAACTGGCCCACGTCGGCGACCCGATGGAGGACCTCGGCTGGCTGTGCACCCGCACGTGGCGCTTCGGATCGCCCCATCCCGTCGGGGGATTCGGCTCCCGCGAGGATCTCTTCCGCGGCTACGCCGACGAATCGGGGCGGGAACCCGACCCGGACGTCGTGCGCTGGTGGGAGGTCTACGGTTCCCTGCGGTGGGCGGTGATCTGCCGGATGCAGGAGGCGGCGGCCTCCTCGGGCGGCGACAACCGTCTCGAGCTGCTCGCCATCGGCCGCCGCGTCGCCGAGTGCGAACACGACCTGCTGGATCTCCTCGACGTCCCGGCCGGTACCACCGACCTCGACGCGACCGGTGCGGTCACGGATCTGTTCGGGAGCCCGAGCGCCGGCGAACTGCTCGGTGCCGTCAAGGAATTCGTCCTCGAGATCGGGTCGGGCAGTGATGCCAAGACCCGTTACCGCAGCCGGGTCGCCGCCCACGTCCTGGACATCGTGGCACGGGAGGCGGCGGTCCCGGGCGCCGTCCGCGATCGTCTCCGCACGCGGCTCGCAGGAATGGGGTACCGCTCGGAAGCCGACCTCGCGCTCGGTGTCCGTGCCGGGCGGGACCGGCTCGAGGACCCGGAGGTCGCCGTGCTGATCCGGGATCTGGCCGAGACCCGGTTGCGTGTCGCGAACCCGAAGTACTGA
- a CDS encoding TspO/MBR family protein, whose product MKLTTVLATAAATTTTAVIGSIASQDTNSRWYRKLRKPGFQPPAEVFPIVWTALYADIAVTSAVAIDEYTDAADFAGRRSYVASLAANLVLNASWSWVFFKWHRLLPATLLAAALAASTADLTRRTAEASPAAGAALAPYAGWTGFATILTGRIRQLNR is encoded by the coding sequence ATGAAGCTCACCACCGTGCTCGCCACCGCCGCCGCGACGACGACCACCGCCGTCATCGGATCGATCGCCTCGCAGGACACGAACTCACGGTGGTACCGCAAGCTTCGCAAGCCCGGCTTCCAGCCTCCGGCGGAGGTGTTCCCGATCGTGTGGACCGCGCTCTACGCCGACATCGCGGTGACCTCGGCGGTCGCGATCGACGAGTACACCGACGCCGCCGACTTCGCGGGCCGCCGCAGCTACGTCGCGTCCCTCGCAGCCAACCTCGTGCTCAACGCGTCGTGGTCGTGGGTGTTCTTCAAGTGGCACCGGTTGCTCCCCGCCACCCTGCTGGCCGCGGCCCTGGCCGCGAGCACCGCGGACCTGACCCGCCGCACCGCCGAGGCGAGCCCCGCGGCCGGTGCCGCGCTGGCACCCTATGCGGGGTGGACCGGATTCGCCACGATCCTGACGGGACGGATCCGGCAGCTCAACCGGTGA